ACGATAGTAACGCAAGTATGGGTGAAACTTGCGAACACGTAGATGGATGCGTAATGTCTACGAAACCGTTTTGCGATATGTGGGATTCGATTAACATGATCGATCTACCATCCGACGTAATGGGACTGTCGCACAGCATTCTAAAGGTAGACTTTACTCATTATTTTGCGGAAAAAGCGGAAACAAACGTGCGCATCATGTATGTACTTAATCCCAACCGCGTCTGGCTGGTAAGTGTGCTGCAGGACAAAACAAGAGAGGATTTGAATGTGCAGATGCAAGAATTCTACCGAACAATTCCACGCGACGAGTGGTATGTAGAGGCAAACAAGGTCCAGCATGGAATGTATTGTGCCGCCCCAATTGATCAAGTCTGGCATAGGGCGAGAATAGTGGGGCCACTGATTGGGAGAAAAGTGAAGATATTCTTCATCGACACCGGTTCAATCGAGGTCATGGATTATAAACACATCAGGTACCTATACAAAGTGTTTGGCAATATTCCGGCACAGGCGATTCGTGCTTCATTGGCGGGTCTAATTCCCAAGACCTATGCATGGACCAGGACTGAATCGGAATGTTTAACAGCCAAGATTGTTACCGTTAAAAGAGCATATACGGCTTACACGTTAAGCATAAATCACAAGGTACGTTTCAAAAGGTATGACCGAGATAAACCATTAACTTATCGTCCATCTATTCAGCTCGGTGTTTTGGATATTATCCTGAAGgatgaaaacaatattataaatGAGCAATTCGCTACGGCAACGAATGCTCGCTGGACGGGCGCCGTCTATATGGCACAGGGAGTAAGTATCACTTCTGCTCAACTGCTCAAACTGAGGGCAATTCTTTAAGAACATCACTTTTCCATTATACAGCCCGAGGCATATCGTAACAAACTACAAAGCTTCAACGAAAAGTATCCAAGGTATGAGTACTACGCACTTCAGCTCATCTCATTGTGATGCAAGTATGTACTCTGATAACGTTCCGTATTATCGTTTCACAGCTTCTTCTGCATAGAGGAAGGTCACTTTCCAACAGTAGCTGAGCTACGGATGTTTTTGGATCGAGATTTTGATTACGAAGAACTGTATACTCGATTGCCACACTCTGGCAAGAGTGGTGTTGTGGAGAATGTTTCAAGAGCCTCAAACGAACAAATAGTGAAATTGTATGGCATCGTGAGCGCTGTGGATGAGGGGGACATGATGTTTACCTAGCAGGAACGAGAACGATGCGTAGAAGAAAAAGATCACATCGTGCCGTTAAGGTGAGTACggatggtttgtttctttcatttttgtatAGAGATCATGGATAATTGTTGTTACTTACCTTATCTTTCTATTGGTCTAGAAGACAAGCGTTTCAAAATGTACAAGCCATTTACAAGTACCAACAACGTCCGTCCTCTGGCGAGAGTagatgcaaacatttttttttcgagattCTGCAATAGCCCGTAGTCCTAACAGTCTAGAACCCCAAACCCTATTGTGCATTGCATCATGATTTTGCCTTGCGATCAATTCGACAATGTACCAcatggtgctgtgggatgattGTTTTATATCTTTACAACAAGCCCACAGGCAATGACTCTTCATTAGAAGAACAGCTCAAGAAGCCAGTAAAAAAATTGACATATATCACATTTTCACAACGTGCGAAAATTGTGGAAAATCGTTGCTCCTCTATGCTCTTACGCTGTCCACCAGGCGCAGATAAAACAACGTATCATGAGCAGAATACGTTTACCCCGAGGATTATTTGTGCTGCAAGGCCAAAATTCAAAACGGAAAGATCTTTGACAAACTCTTTCAAACCGCGTAGTGTCAGTAAATACCGAATTCGCAAAGCGCCAACCAAATGTTGGTCCGTTAAGGATTACCAACAATAttcgtatgaaaaaaaaaatcaattcaataatCATTGTCAACTGATAGGGCAtgtttggtagcggcgccggacTTTACACGACATGACGGCTTCAAAATCCTATTCGGATTaatctcccgtacgcagggctgactatccagcttcgggtaaataaagtcatagaacgccagaaatggcaggcttcttgaggttgttgtgtcggtaaagaagaagaaaatagcTGGCCGCTCTCTCTAAATCTGACCGCACTTCTTCTTGTGTCGATACCTGAAGGGAAAGATTTATACAGATAAATTGGCCACTATGGAATAACTCGAGCCAAAAAGTCGCTCCCATTCAAGATCAGATTTTCAAAAAAGCAAAGATACAGCTTTTGTGTTGTATCCAGAGTTTGTTGATTAACCAGTGTTATTTTCAACACCAGGCCAAACAAATCCTAACGGACCctataaaagaaaacatacattcCACAAATCGTACTGCATTTTCAAGTTATCtgaaaaatggattttggtACACCCTGTAGTTAAttaatgtgttgtgtttgactTTTAGATGTCTTTTGCTAATTCCATAACATTCCAACCTGATTCTCGTTCTCCTTCTTTGAATTTCGAACTATTCGTTATTTGCATCCACTCTCTTCGAAGGTCTGATGTTCctttatcaattttttttaatgtccttTATGCAAGCTAAGCTTTATGTGACCACCATACTTGATctttcattttcccttttttgatTGGtatagaaaacaaacagatatATGCGGTTGCGGTTGGTTGCGATTTTAAGGATGATTCATCATATTTCTTCTGATaactttcaattttttgttgcatcttTAAAGCTGTATCTTTCGTTAATTGCACGACTTCTTTTTCTCAAAGTTAACCACTTgtgctatgtgtgtgtggggggcgAATATGTTGCTTCCACGCTGCATTATAGAACTAACGGAggtttctttcgcttcttgTCTTCTCGCAATAAGTGTATATCTACCGTGAAGATGGTGCAAGCCaaatttgcaatttgcaaCATCACAACAAGAGTTAAGGAAAGGttcagtgtgtgtatgtggtttggtttgtggATGCTCGTTCTGTGTTTCTACTGGATGATGCATTAACATAATGGTAATTAACTGAAAGGATTCTCTGCGAGCCATTTTGCCGTGAATACATTAGTATTATGTCCACACCACCGGAAGGTTCTCGTATCATTATTTGAACACTGCTGGCACAAAGAGAGAGTgctgttgagttttttttccgttatCAGCTGTTTATTTACGGATTGTTTCTAGGGGGCTTTTGCATTTCCAATCGCGACTTTGCAGTTAGTTAGTTGTAATGGTGTTTAAAGTTTTGATGCCCGTTGATTTAAACGGGCTTCCagttgttctttctttttttttgctctatcTGCATTTGGACCTGCTTCTgctctctttctgtctctgTCTCTCAATCTACATTCCTATCTCGATGTACTTTTACGCTACAGATGTTAAAGGTAAAAGCatgatattattattgtttttttttcgaatattCTTCCTGCTGTCGTTGATGTtattctttctgtttttttttgctattttttttgttgtttcctcaAAGATGGTATAATTGAATGGTATTACAAACGAACATTATGACATAACctcatattaaaataaaaagatgttTCTTGTTGCGCGAATCTCCGATGGTGGTTGAGATTCGGGTGAGATGGTATTTTGGCCATTTGATGTGTCCCTGGTGTTTGCAACGGTACCACGGCCGAACTGTTTCATAGTTGTCAAACTTTCAAAGAAGGAGGCGAGAAATATTTCTTAAAGGCGAAAAAAACGTATCATCTATAACAGTTTTTTCTAACACACCTAGTATTTGCAAACGCTTACGCTATAgtataatatgtttttttctgtgtttttgtgcttgtTACAACCTAGTGAGTGAATAGTAACGATAATATGTAAGTAGTAGAAAAAACGAGTAAGTAACGAAGAAAAGTTTAATTGTAACGTTAAGTGAGTAAAACGATATCGTTAAATGTATAACAAACAAAGTATGCTTTTTTGGGGCATTGCTTtcgttgtgtgcgtgtatgttttttgtgtttcttttttttagctttttacctgtttttttttttcttattatcaTTCACTTCCCCGTAAATTGGtttttgagtttgttttgGAACATAGGAATTAACACTGAAAACACTGTAAACACTAGAAACCATCTAACGAGCTAAGGTAGGTTAGTAGCAGAATCCACATTAAGAAGTAAACagtgttaaacagaaaagtacAACTGTAACACGCTTGTCTAATGCTGAAATTTCTCGTTCGATAAACGAAGCTTTTTGGTTGGTTAAGTTTATATAGTTTATGCAAAGAGAAATATAAGCATAGAGCATAGCCTGCCAAATGGTTGCattgcgtttcttttttgtccaCTACAAGCTACCGGCTCCAGAAGAAATCGGgatccaacacacacacgcaaaaaactGTGCTCCGATTTTCCGGTAGCttggaaagtggaaaaaaagcaatgaccttttttatttattgaaataaaatggcCACACGCCCTTGCTGCTATAAGCGGGTAAGGTAAGTTGTTGGCTTTACTATGTACACAAACGTGATGATTTTTCATGAACCAGCGGTTCAATCGGTTCGATCACTCTtcaaaaccaaaacgaaagtaaagtgaacattgataaaaaataatagctCTCATTTCTTCACTCCGTTGGGCGGGAACACAGCGGTTGTGTTCCCACAGAGTTCCCCAAGGCGAGGTGTCGTAGGGAATAATGGTAACAAATTAATTGATCCTTCCCTTTCTTTGAAGCATCCGGTGGAATGGAGAATGGAAGGTACGTTCGGTTGGAAAGTATTTCATCCATCCCACCAACGGCTATAGAAGATCTTGACTCTTGTGGATGCTTGTCGCGTACACTACTACAGGCTCTGACAGATTTCCCGTATGCCGCAAACAGTTGTAATCTTTACGTAGCAACGAACAGTACTGATCGTGATGTGCTGATGATCGTAAAGTTTGGTGCTTTTGGCGATCAATCTTTGAACCGCAACGACACACTCGTGTGCCAAAACAAACGGCTGAATCGAAAGGCTGAAGACGAAAACGCGAAATTGGGCAGAGAGTGAGTGAGCGCAGATTAGATGGGATTTAAAAGCTCGTCTCTTTTGCTCCTATATCGTCCCACAACCTTCCGAGAGCGAGACATGCAGTGGCACGAATCTGAGTCGGTTAGATCGCGGTGTATTACGTTCTGTTCTGTCGTATCTTAACATTTGAGGGACAACTGCCTGTGTTTGTAGCgctgcttgtttgtttttgttttcgttctctGGTAGCTTATTTCGTTAGGCTCTCATTGTTTCCGTGTTTGTTAtctgtttgtgtatgtttttttttgttttgataaatcgTTACCAAAACGTTTTCAAGATGGTGTTGGGGCTCATCGAATTTAGGCGACTAGAGTAGTTTCTTTTTATAAGAATTTAGTTCAGGCTGCATATCCTCGTGATCTTGGTTGGTAgatgaattgttttattatgaaaaatccattccgttttgtttcttttccatgtAAACGGGGAGGGGGAAAGCTGGTTCTCTGATCTTTACCTCTACCTTTTTCTcagttggttgtttttttgtttttcctttgtctATATGCATTTACCGTCATATATAACTTGAAGTCTTCACATGCCTAACCTTCCAGCCCAAAACGACGACGTTCGATTGAAACTCGGTGCAAGGAACGCGTGCTCGGCCTGGGTGGGGTGGGAGGGAATTGTTCTACTGATCTGCTTCATTCATCTATGCTTAAACGAAACCATAAGCACACTCCCAAATTAAGGAGGAAAATAACGCGTAGCTAAACCCCTTGTCCGTTGGTGAGATGTTTTAGTTTTCGATTCTACAGATGGGACGTAGATGGATAGAAGTTGATTTAGAACacggcattttgtttttccttttttttttggttgttgttgggttttctctctctcaaaaTGGTCGGTGCTTTAGCTGGTGTTTCTGGTGTTGCGTGTACCTGCGCTACCATTACTTCCCGTTGCTATttctggttgttgttttttttttttggttgttcgAATTTGCCGTTCACTTTGTGTATTAGGTTGTGTTATGCGTTCAGGATGCGCTGCTccaacacacagacacacacacgacacTCGCTTGTTGAAAGTTTAGCAGTATATATAGGTTCTCGTTTCGAAAACTTCATTGCGCTGCTGACTGAGCGAACCATTTTGTGGTATCCGCttgtctgtgtgttttgtgtgtgtgtgtgcgtgtgtggtgtcCCTCGCGAGCAGTTTTCCTTTTGGTACAGCGCTTTAGCTTATCTAAGCATAAATGGCAAATGGTGGTGGTCTCTTGCCTCTACTCTATGGGTGGATGTGCCGaagatgttgatgttgatctTTTGAGCTGATGATGGAGTTTTGTTGATGGAACACAGTTTATTCCGGAATTGGGCCGTACAGGAAGATGGCCGGGCACTTGGGGTTCTCGTTGCCAAGGAAGTGCGAGTACAGCTCCTGGTATCTCTCCAGGGTGATGCCACCCTTCTTGTTGTCCTCCTCCTGTTAAAATTAGCAATgcacgaaagaaaagcaatattAGCAAATAACTTTCACTATATATAGAATTTTTCATTGCATCGTTCCGTTTCAGATGTGTTTAGCCTGCATCGACCTAATGCTATCAAGGATACTTACGCTGACCAGGCTGTTGTAGGAATCATCAACGACCTTGATGTCATCAACGGCGATTCTGGTGATGCAGTTGTAACGGTACTCCTCTATGCTGACCAGACCGTCGTTGTTGATGTCCATCATCTTGTAGTGAGCATCGATGAAGGCCTTCATCGCCTGCACAAAGATACGGATGCAAGAGGAAACGGGCATGATAAGCAAATGGCGTGTGTATGATAATTATtactatcgttttttttttgttattcgatTTCGAACTTTTACATGACGAATTATGAGATAGCGTAAAGTGCATCTGTTTTGATAACGGACACCATTCCATAGTGTTGTGGCGACATATTACCGAGGGTAACCAAGTTTACCCCCTTAATTTCATTCCTATTTCTCCAGATATGAGAAGGAGAGCATCTTATTATTcaacttttgtttctttgacGTAATGTTTATCTGATTTTGAATTCTTTTTTCTTACGAATAATCTACAATGACTAATTTGTATTGTGTTTTCAAAGCGCAGTATCGTTTACTATACTGGTGCGTTTATTTCTTATTAACATCTTACGTTCAAACTGAATTTATTGAAGACTTAATAAAGGAATCTGTTCTGGACGTGGCTATAGAAGAAATTTAtgacattgaaaattaaattaaagagaAAATTACTGTCCACTTTCCATCACGCCAAAATTGCGCCCttgcggttgttttgtttttatcgatTGTGAGTGGGCACTCACAAGTGCTGGCCGAAGCCACTTTTAATTATGTGCCAACGGGGAACGCATTTGCTCGGCCACAATCGCCGTCACGGTTGAAGCCTACAGCATTAGCGTTTATGGTCGAACCAATTTGAGTGAGTGGTTTGCTGTCCACGGCGCTAAAGACGAACACAGCCGGCTGCGTTGCGGGACATTTCGAGTGCTAACGCGGGGTCGTGGCGTCGTTGGTCTGGTATTAACCGATAAGCGGCCACAAAATCACCCCACCCGGATTGATGAGCACAGATATTTGCAGTTGATTGCAGTGgtaatgtgtgtgcgtgaataAAACCCTGGTTGGCGGGTGACGAGATATGCGAATGGCGATTATCGAATAAATGGCTTTACGTCCACGTTTTGCAACTCATAAGATGGGCGCACATTatttccgaaccgaaccgcTTAACGGCTTATACTACAGCCAGCAGTTAACCACTATTGCTACTTTGGTCCTTAAGGCAAATGGTTTTAGAAAAGTCTGTGTTTTTCTAAACCAAAAATGCCGCACCGCTTGCAGCACCGCAGACCAACCGGTTCGGCGTGCAAACAATCGGTGActcataaattttattgccGGAATGTCATATTAACCCGCTACATGGAGGGCACAagaatcgaacaaacaaaagctctGCACGTTGTTTATGGCATGGCTTTCGCAAATCGAATGaacgaaaaggggaaaaaaacaaatacccgAAGCAAGGAATAAACCATCATCGATATGTTCTCCATATATCGAACAGCGAATAGCATAAAAAACGTTCAGGAACTAACGAAAAGTTAGTTTGATTATAACTTCTGTTGATGAGCAAGTTAAGGATGTTTTCTACAGTAATAATTATTAAGTTAAGTCTTGCGTTTCGATTGCAATGTAAAACTAAAGTCTGTGACGATGTTTTCCCAAGCACAAGCGAACAGTTCCCTGTCCAAAAGAATGATAAGCACGTGAAACGTACGTGTTATCGCACGAAAGTGCAAGTTGGCAATGATTTGCGTGTGTTGCGGTGCCGGGAAggttcaacatattttaacatACTTTCAATTCCAACCTTGTGCGTGACAGCGATTCCACGatatatctatttttttttcgcggcGCCGTTTGAATTCCGCGAGCAGCGAGTGGAACAATAAAATGCTGCCGTTTCTATATTTACTTTACATTTAATACCACCCCGAACACCAGCACCCGGAGGGGGCGAACCGGCATACAGCAAGAAGCAAGCAGTCCCGAAGGGCGCCAAGCATAATGAAGGATAGAATGTACAAAGATGTTTCAGGTTTCACCCGTCACACTCGAACTGTGCTCTCGATGCTTGATGCGCGGCGCGGCGtacatttataaaataaacccCACCGATTCGGCACGAtgttagaaaaaaatggaaaacattcttATTCGTCACCTTACCTACGGTGAAATTAATACACTTTTCCTGTACGGTCTATTGCACTGTTCGGTGGCGTTCGAACAACGCGAACTTACCTAAAATgataagaaaacgaaaaaaaaaagaaattaataactagaaatattttttgacGAATGAACACACTCATAAGGGGATATTGTTTGATAACCGTAGCCGTAACGTGCGCTTGTAATGCGTTGAAGagtgaaaatgtgaaattaCCTTTCACCGAACCGTCTCGAGCAAAATTCTTCATAAACATATCATTTCCATGCACGAGCAGACATCCAAACGTGTCGCACATTTGTGGCGTAAATTGGCTTACGTTCGAAATGTGTTCTACACGAACTCCTTCAGATTTATGCGCTTCGTAGGCGCTATCTGTCACAGTATCGGCAATGGTTGCCAACAAAACCTATTGGCCCCACGTGTTCAATGCGGATTTATACTTgggtattaaaaataaactcatcTCAATTGATCGGTAGGGATGGGGGTTTCTATCAACCGTTGCGTCTTTGCACATCACCTCGATGAAAGTAGTAGCAGTGGTAGAAATAACAAgacactttgtttgttttatgctcgCACTACGAAACGCTTGCAGCATAT
This Anopheles marshallii chromosome 3, idAnoMarsDA_429_01, whole genome shotgun sequence DNA region includes the following protein-coding sequences:
- the LOC128712331 gene encoding uncharacterized protein LOC128712331 is translated as MDAYSKLDYLKPLIRSMVMSHRNKTVCIQELQRDFQDIEGFPIPYAQLGFESVFALLHAMPDIVKVSNNNGIPVVTHVSTPATEHVEQLIQRSCHRRRGRGYKPRHPPNGYRFRNCSTRKHRFEQSYPTLIETIAPKRPIVEAETCVTPIKGDGNNNIEKFISPSKQPTANDSNASMGETCEHVDGCVMSTKPFCDMWDSINMIDLPSDVMGLSHSILKVDFTHYFAEKAETNVRIMYVLNPNRVWLVSVLQDKTREDLNVQMQEFYRTIPRDEWYVEANKVQHGMYCAAPIDQVWHRARIVGPLIGRKVKIFFIDTGSIEVMDYKHIRYLYKVFGNIPAQAIRASLAGLIPKTYAWTRTESECLTAKIVTVKRAYTAYTLSINHKLGVLDIILKDENNIINEQFATATNARWTGAVYMAQGPEAYRNKLQSFNEKYPSFFCIEEGHFPTVAELRMFLDRDFDYEELYTRLPHSGKSGVVENVSRASNEQIVKLYGIVSAVDEGDMMFT